In Theileria annulata chromosome 3, complete sequence, *** SEQUENCING IN PROGRESS ***, the sequence ACCTTAATGGCCTTGAAAGTGTTCGCAGACACGTCAGTTACGTGGCCCAAATCATACCAACGATGATCTAAAAAgttaaattagaaatttatAACTTGGTATATCAACATGATATGtaaattgttaaaaagtccaactaattaaataaaacacCTTCATAAGAAATGGAAGTGATTCCATAAAAATTAGGAATTAACTCGTTATCCACTAAATAGGAAATATTTTCGAAAACATCGGGATTAATGTTGTTAACTCTGAAATCGTTTAGACGAGGAATGCAAATGCGATAAACAATCGAGTAAAAAACAGCTTCAGTGGCGGAATGAGTTTTAATGACCTTGTACACGAATTTTTGGTCAAAATCTCGGAGAATGAAGGAAGTACCGCTAAGTTTAAGCTGGTTCTCACCAAGTGTTTCAAGTGCAATTTTTGGTCCAAAATTACTCTTAGAGTCTTCTTCCTGAGACTCTTCCATTTCCATATATCGAACTGACTTTTCCAGCAGAACTGACATTAATATACAGACtatattaaatctaattttattgCAAGCACCACTACAATCTATCAAGgtgaaataattttgtagaCTTTCAATTTTCGAGATTATTCCTAATTTTTGTTAcgataaattaatttaaacaatttatctttataatCTGTACAATAATGTCTAATTTTAGGGTTATGttgaaaatgtgtaaaaagAGAATATCATGAGTGGGACTAATCAGCTTAGTCTAATGAAATTAGTGGTACAAAAACATTGAATTAAGAtcaaaaatttaattttaggcTGAAAAGGCCGTCGATACTTATGTTAAAAGTAATTCAATCATCGCACTGGGAACTGGAAGGACCAGCACGTTTTCCCTTGAAAGACTAGCTGAACGTATTAAAACAAAGGCAATAACTAACGTTTTTGGTATTCCAACGAGTCAAAGTACTCATCTTAAAGTTAGTTTCATCATCAGCTTTTAATACAGCTTTCCTCAACATATCATAGTACTATGAGTATTTACGTGATTTTAGGCCGAGGAACTTGAAATACCTTTGTTAACTTTGGATGATTTGATTTCTACTGGACGTAAAATAAACATTGCAATTGATGGAGCAGATTCCGTTGACTCGAATTTGAACCTTATCAAAGGAGGTGGTGGAGCTTTATTCACAGAATTCATGGTTGAACAATTTTCAGATCAACTCATCATTGTACCACAATTCttaaataactatttaataatatttaattaattacttatgttttagataataaaattgtttagatGATAGATGAGTCAAAATTGTGTAATGGGCACTTGTTAGAATCACATTATTTGCCAATTGAAATAGTCAAAGGCTGTCATTTAACCACCTGCAaccaaatttattcaaagTTTAAATCTCAAATCGTTAATTGGAACGTAAGGAAAAATTCAGATGGGTCACTCTTCTTAACTGATAATGGCAATGTTATCATGGACACACAATTTAAACAAACACCTCTTGAACAACTTCAAAAAGAACTAAAATTGGTACTTTCAACAGcttataattattcaattatttgtactaattaatttaatgtgtaaattaatttatcatcaGATACATGGAGTAGTTTGTTCAGGGCTCTTTTTAAATATGGCCACCAAATGCCTTGTAGCAAAATCCGATAACACCATCGTAACACTTGAACgctaatttaatttattcacaccattttttattttcatacacaatcattttttattataataaatttatatactcaTTCATATTAgctattaatataattttaattatttacttatttagttttaaatatttagttaaaaatttctggatcaaataattatgttCAATGAATCCGCTACTTATTCACCACGAAAATACGATGACTGGTTCGTTGTAGATGAGACTGATTTTATGGCCTCAGAATCATCATTAAGACCAAGCTCGTCCACAGAATCTTACCAAATGCTGACCGAAACCTCGACAACAGCAGATAGTTCCATAGAATCGACATCAAAGTCACATTTCTCCAACAATTCTGATTTTGAATCTTTCATCACagataaaattgataaaattaacaaagAAACCACAGgtatttataaaactaattttatctatCCATTAacctaaaattataaaattttaatcaaCCCATAATTAATCCAAgattaattagtttaataaaaaaaattttatgtaattaaaaaattagtataaaaaatttaaaaaacaatttaGAAGAAgtaaaaagaataaaaattaaaatgagTGAAATTGAATCCCTTTGGGAATCAATGGATGCTAATAAAAGCCAAAAAAGTGAACAGCACCATCCACAACTGAATGAAATTGACCGACTTTTGGAAGAGGCAAGAAGAGAAGCAGAAGAGATTCACAAAGGTGCCAATATGGCAGTACAGGAACTGACAAAATCGGTGGAAAACGTGGAAGAGTTGTGCTCAAAAGGAATAACTTTAAAGGATTCCGCAGACAATTTCAGAAAAACCGCAAGCACCGAAAAAAGTCTCATACCATTACCTTTCAAAACTAAGATGATTATCGGACTAGCAGTCTTCCTTACATGTGAATTCTTACTACGTTTATTTTAAACTTGCCACCAAAATCGCtaattcttaattttatatttaaatatgtttccattaattttatataatctaTTTTCAATGGAAtcatttctattatttttatattcttccCTGTGAATTCCATCCACCCTCTGAcacttttatttttacaccATTTcagtatttttaaataattctttCCAAAAACTTTCTATTTACCGGATTCTAATGTTTTATTCAGGATTCCATCATAAATATAAGGGTATTTGTAACCAAAACTCAAAAGAACAATAACATACTGTGTTATATAATGTTATGAATAAAACTGAGTAAAAATAAGTTTAACTACAGAAATGGTTAGTATATCGGAATTAAGAAGCAGACTGGCCTCAGCTCAGTCCACAAAATCAAAATTGAGGCTTAGCAACCTACAGTGCATTGACATCCTGTtgaaaatatgtaaaaaaaAAGGTGTTGACCTAATTACTAGTACAGACGGGATGTTATTTTACACTCTTGAAGAGGTTCAAGCAGAAGTAGAAAATGAACTGTTGTCGAGAGGAGGAAGAATCCCGATTTTTGAGCTCAACTCTGTGCTCAATTTTCAGCCAGACCACATCGACAGGGCGGTTTCTAACATAGTTAGACCAGGCGGAGAGTACTTGAACTCCCACGGAGTGATCATAAGTAAACAGTATCTTAACCACCTAATGTATTCCGTGAATGACCGGATTCAGGAGTGCGGAACCGTTGGCATATCCGAACTCTCAAAAGAGTATGACCTTCCACTAGAAATGATACGCTCATACGTGTCATCAAACCTCGGGACTGTAATTAAGGGAAATATTAACGGCAATTCTGTGGAGTCATTCACTTTTGAGCAGAGGAAGCTGAACAACTTCTTAGCCTCTATCCTGGCAATTACAATGCCCATTCAAACCAACGATTTATCAAGAATTATTAACCAGAACATTAATACAGTAAACGATACACTGAATAACCTGATTAAACAGGGTAAGGCGAATGGCGTTATTAAGGGAAACGAGTTTGTTCCCCAATGCTACATCAACTCAGTTGACACCTTTCTAACCAACTATTATACCCGTAACGGTTACATCGAAGTTACTCTcataaattcatttgatCATTTCACCATAAATACAAGTAACAAACACACTATTAACGGTGTAAAACACAGTAAAAGCACTAAAACCAGTAATAAACCCATAAAACACACTAGTTCAACTGTAAAGAATGATACGACGATGAACTCACATGGCGGCATATTGGATAATAGTGTAAAACTGGAAACTGTGTATATAAACAAGGAATTGTTTGAACCAGTTAGTATCCTAATAAACGAGGCAATAAGTAATCGAAGTTGGAGTGACTTGAGTTCAATGTTGCCCTCAATTTTAACAGCAAATGACTGGTCAATTGTAGTTTCAACCATAAAAAACGCGTCAAAAAACGGAACTCTACTCAATAACTTGTACTTATCAAACTCATTCATCGCAGATTTAACCAAGTATTTAATTAGCACAATGGACAAACATAGGGATAAAATCGAGGATTTCAGAATGGTTTTCTACGAGTCTAAATTATCGACAGAACACTTGTTACACTGTTTTAACCTGATTTTATCCAATGAATTTTCTTATAATCAACTTAGTGAAAACACTTTAGAGGTTACCCAGACTCATTCTCCATTAGAGTCTAATATACCTTCAGAAACAAACTCATACATGTCATCACCAGTGCATTTAACCAATGATTCATCTTCCGAGGATAACaatgaaaaatatgtaGAATtgtatagtatattaagtGACCCTACTGAGTTATTTGAAATGATAGAACTTGAGTTGAAGAAGGAACTTTTGACGGTAATAGCGAACATGAATAAGGTTCTGAGGTCAGATAAGTCAAAAGTATCCTCTGATAATACTGAAAAGCTTATTTCATACTTGATGGAATGTGAACTGACTCTAAAAGCGTTTGATTCAGTAAATCGTGACAAGGTTGATACAACGCCCAAGCTGGAAACCTTAAAGTCTGATACGAAACCGCACAAGGGGGTTGGGAGCCCTGTTAAATCTACTGAAACTGTTCCAAAACCTGAAATCCACGTATTATTACAGTTCATGTCCAAGGAATTGTGTTCCTCAGTGTTCAAACTACTATTGGAACGTTACTTGACGAACAATAAGCTAGTCGAGGACCCAGTGAGTGCTGACTCCAATAACCGCACCAAGTTGATTGAGTTAATAGTGGACGAGGATATAAAGACTCTTTTTAAGGACTTTGTAACTCACTTAAGGAATAAAGATGCACACCAGTGCCTCTTAATATCCCGTGACCTTTGTAAGCTGATGTACATCAACTACAACGTGAAAAAAGATTCACGTAACTTTATTCGCTTAAAACTCACTCACTTTAACCAGCAGCTCTCTTCTCTCACCAAGTTGGACTCTATTCTCACCTGCTACGCATCTCTGAACATCATATTATTGAAGGCGAACCACTACGTGTTCTTCTGTGACAAGCTCTGGTCCATACGTGAAGTTCTCAAATTGTTCCACCCAATTTTATCCAGTTCACCTAACCTTCCACTCATTGAGTCCATTGTTAAACTCATTGAGCCCTATGATTCCTCCAATTTATCTCCAGCTAATAGAACCAACGGCACTCACACAGGTATTTCAATCACCCAAATTTCCTAGTTAGCCAGACATTATTAGTTATCTTTGAAATGTATAATTAGTTGGATATTCTATAAATATACACACGAGtatatgatattattaGATAAAGAGCTAGAGGAAAAGACGATGGAACTGATTAACGTTTTTAAGGTTTAAAATCCTTCTTATCCATGGCTTCAgtctaatttattattttaactaatcTACACATTTACCCATGCTTTTGCAATTGTTCTTTTCATTTCATCATCACCCTAAAATTcacataattataattatatatatatgtacATTAGTATAAATCATGTGTATGTAGAATTATGTATGGGAAACTACTTGATCGTAAAGATTTTTCATCATGTCCATGAGCATAGCTTGTGGATTTGATTCATCGGTTTTCTGCGGCAGTAGTTTCTTCTCCTACACATCACTTTGAAatgatataactaatacCTTATCAGAGCTTGAAGTTAATGATGACCAATTAACGTGGTTTTCCTggtaaatttattcataaaATTCATTACCTTTTCAAGCTTGACCTGTAAATAACCACTTTTCCATTTCCAACTACCTAATCCAATTTATACAAACATTCACcattattaactatattattaaatatattaactgAGTAGAATATGTAAACGTACTGGTGGTGTtaattttggaaaaaagGTTCTTAAGCTTGAGTTGGTAGTGTTTTGATCCGGAAACAAACTACagaattttatatttagcATGTATGATTTTTGTTACTTTAATGTCCAGTGAGTCTGGTTTAACATCAACGTTAACGTCCTTTGGCTCTTCGGAAACCGGAACTAAGACTCtaaataacatttttcAGTTTCATACAAATCACTTACGTTACATTTCTTTGAGTTTGATCCCATGAAAATGATGTTACCGTGTTGTATACTACCTAAACAGACTTTTATCATGTATCCAATCAACACGCAGTATATATATGGTCAAACTAtggtaaaaaatatttaaaaatatacttTTGAAGTGTTATTAGCATTATTGGAAGTATTCAAAGTGGATTcctaataatttaagaTAAAATTACGTAATTTTAGGAAATACCAAATTGCTAATAAGGTGTTCAATCTGTGTTCGCACGGAAGGTCTAGTGGCGATGTTTAAAAGACCTCGCCACTCTTCCAAATCAGCTAAACTCATGAcgataaaatatattaattgaaaataaagtATACAAAAAGTAAATTAAGCTTGAGTCAAGAGATTACTATCGGGTGGTTTGTAATCATATAACTCCTTATCCTTAACATATTCCATTACATCGGGATGCAACAGTAAATTCCCGCATTGCTATATAATTGTTACACAAAAGTATATTACATAACTAGgttaagtatataactagaTAGGATGGTAAGATTGTGTATTACATGTCCATTTTTAAGATTATTTCTGGCTTCGGTTGATGAAGCTGATGATGTTTGAGTTTGCTGGTTTTGATCCTCCAACAATTTGTCCAACAACTTATAACTTTGAAGCTTATCCAAATCTTCTTGTTTAATCTTAAAATCTTCACGGTATGCTATTAAGAAATGTGcgattttaattaattcatcaGAGTATGGCCTAAAGAATTTTATCTTACTCAATATTATATCCATAATATTTACACTATGATAACATAAGTATATGTTAGTATGTAGTGAACTGAAACTAACCAGTCAAACATCTGTGGCAAAATATCGGAGCCcatgaaaaaataaaaatttttgtCAGTTTCTGtttcattaaaatgtttCATAGTGAAATAAGTATCAACATTTTTAGTTAAGTTGAGTTCATAGTCTGAGATGCTAATGTTAACGTTGGAATATTCTTTTTTGAATAGATCAATTGCgattttacacatttctgTTCTATGTTCATCTGTAACCTTATACTGTTTATCAGTCCTTTTCCCACTGGGCATTATCCTGATCTCGGAAAAAAAGTTAGTTTTGATGCACAAATCAAGCATTATCATGTGACCAGTTGTGATGGGATCAAAAGCTCCACAAAACAACAGCACATTGGTCATTGCGCTCATATAAGAGTTGTAAtctgtaaaattaatgtacCGATGAGTTTTATTGAGGAAAGAACTATTGCTACAGCATGAAATCTTTAAAAAGTTGTGAATagttgaaaaattaaaaaatctaTTGATAAACTTCAGTTTAACAGAAAATTAAAGCTAACCAAATAGGGTTAGcaaatttaatttagaaaataacACAAGTGTATGTATAAAAAAGTTTTATTTGAGTAGTACTAGattattcaatttaaaatgtaaaatacaACAAACATTATTGTTTTATCACTATTAAAATGCAGAGaatattatagaatttaaataaatctaaatttattatacaaaatgtatataatagtatatatattaaatgtaatattatattgatGGAAGGTCAAAACACTATAACCCATCTTACAAAATTTGTGATAAAAATATCATTATActttacattattaaaatcgtttaaaattaatttatcaaattttaaaataaaagtaacaatcagttaattatattaatgcATTGATTTTGTAATcgttatatatatatatgaaTTACACAACTTCATTCTGTTGTAATGGCATTACGCCATCTATCttctattaattaatcacttcattttatatgtcaacaatatatttttactgattttgtatttttatcttatcaaattgttataaatatgaaaCCAGAAACCAGAATTAAGCCTCCTTAGCTCAGTCGGAAGAGCGCCAGACTCTTAATCTGGTGGTCAGGGGTTCGAGCCCCCTAGGTGGCTTactttttataaaattgttttgacaaataaaaattgtaatttatttaaaaattaatactacattttaataattcattaagatttacataatttttataactaTTATACACTACACATATTTTATcgttttttaaatatatataactgtTTCAATTGCTCATCTTAGATTTTTCAACctttcatcatcatcatataaatatttattgtattCACATTCTTCTATTGGTACCGGATCTTCATGATTAAGATAGTATTTTGTTTCTTTGTAACCCAGATACT encodes:
- a CDS encoding ribose 5-phosphate epimerase, putative; this encodes MSGTNQLSLMKLVAEKAVDTYVKSNSIIALGTGRTSTFSLERLAERIKTKAITNVFGIPTSQSTHLKAEELEIPLLTLDDLISTGRKINIAIDGADSVDSNLNLIKGGGGALFTEFMVEQFSDQLIIMIDESKLCNGHLLESHYLPIEIVKGCHLTTCNQIYSKFKSQIVNWNVRKNSDGSLFLTDNGNLIIIQLFVLINLMCKLIYHQIHGVVCSGLFLNMATKCLVAKSDNTIVTLER
- a CDS encoding calcyclin binding protein-like, putative, whose product is MEYVKDKELYDYKPPDTDLEEWRGLLNIATRPSVRTQIEHLISNLESTLNTSNNANNTSKVVYNTVTSFSWDQTQRNVTVLVPVSEEPKDVNVDVKPDSLDIKFVSGSKHYQLKLKNLFSKINTTSSWKWKSGYLQVKLEKENHVNWSSLTSSSDKEKKLLPQKTDESNPQAMLMDMMKNLYDQGDDEMKRTIAKAWVNV
- a CDS encoding nicotinate-nucleotide adenylyltransferase-like protein, putative (Signal peptide predicted for TA18745 by SignalP 2.0 HMM (Signal peptide probability 0.833, signal anchor probability 0.000) with cleavage site probability 0.337 between residues 19 and 20); its protein translation is MSAMTNVLLFCGAFDPITTGHMIMLDLCIKTNFFSEIRIMPSGKRTDKQYKVTDEHRTEMCKIAIDLFKKEYSNVNISISDYELNLTKNVDTYFTMKHFNETETDKNFYFFMGSDILPQMFDWLVSVHYILTYTYVIIVPYSDELIKIAHFLIAYREDFKIKQEDLDKLQSYKLLDKLLEDQNQQTQTSSASSTEARNNLKNGHVIHNLTILSSYILNLVM